A window from Solanum stenotomum isolate F172 chromosome 5, ASM1918654v1, whole genome shotgun sequence encodes these proteins:
- the LOC125865339 gene encoding uncharacterized protein LOC125865339 yields the protein MNEVRKLIGPALNKFPAMCSDASILRFLRARNWHTKRSAKMLKEALIWRLENKPNMIRWDDIAQQAEPGKVYKANYFDKYGRTVLVMKPGIPNPYSVEMQMRYLVYCMENSILDLKSGQEQMVWLIDFEGWNMSSISVKVTRETARILQDCYPERLGLAILYNPPKVFESFWILVKPFLEKRTYKKVKFVYPNDQKVMEDLFDMDKLESCFGGKCTQCFDYVTYSNRMREGDKMMTDFVISGAPLPSDQYLTTLDNGFELSEDGISSTDETTSNLESSDETEDLQMNYNDEIKVDPNASKQIKQSE from the exons ATGAATGAGGTTAGAAAATTAATTGGTCCTGCTCTTAACAAATTTCCAGCAATGTGTTCGGATGCATCAATTCTAAGATTTCTGAGAGCACGAAATTGGCATACAAAAAGGTCAGCCAAAATGCTCAAAGAAGCATTAATATGGAGACTAGAAAACAAACCAAACATGATCCGTTGG GATGATATTGCTCAACAAGCAGAACCTGGAAAAGTTTACAAAGCcaattattttgacaaatatGGAAGGACTGTGCTTGTCATGAAGCCTGGAATACCG AATCCTTACTCAGTAGAGATGCAAATGAGATATCTAGTTTATTGCATGGAGAATTCCATATTGGATCTAAAATCTGGTCAAGAGCAAATGGTTTGGTTGATCGACTTTGAAGGATGGAACATGTCTAGCATATCAGTAAAAGTGACTAGGGAAACAGCGCGTATTCTGCAAGATTGTTATCCAGAGAGGCTAGGTCTTGCAATCCTTTATAATCCACCAAAAGTTTTTGAGTCCTTCTGGATT TTGGTAAAACCATTCCTTGAGAAGAGGACAtacaagaaagtgaagtttgtGTATCCAAATGATCAAAAAGTAATGGAAGATTTGTTTGATATGGACAAGCTTGAATCATGTTTTGGAGGAAAATGCACACAATGTTTTGATTATGTCACTTACTCTAATCGCATGAGAGAGGGAGATAAGATGATGActgattttgttatttctgGTGCTCCTTTACCCTCTGACCAATACTTGACAACATTAGACAATGGTTTCGAATTGTCTGAGGATGGTATATCCTCTACTGATGAAACAACATCGAATTTGGAAAGTTCAGATGAGACTGAAGATTTACAGATGAATTATAATGACGAAATCAAAGTTGATCCAAATGCTTCAAAACAGATAAAACAAAGCGAGTAA
- the LOC125865422 gene encoding calmodulin → MADQLTDDQISEFKEAFSLFDKDGDGCITTKELGTVMRSLGQNPTEAELQDMINEVDADGNGTIDFPEFLNLMARKMKDTDSEEELKEAFRVFDKDQNGFISAAELRHVMTNLGEKLTDEEVDEMIREADVDGDGQINYDEFVKVMMAK, encoded by the exons ATGGCAGATCAGCTCACCGATGATCAGATCTCTGAGTTCAAGGAGGCTTTCAGCCTATTCGACAAGGACGGAGATG GTTGCATTACAACTAAGGAGCTTGGAACTGTGATGAGGTCGTTGGGACAGAACCCAACTGAAGCTGAGCTCCAGGACATGATAAATGAAGTGGATGCTGATGGTAATGGAACCATCGACTTCCCTGAGTTTTTGAACCTCATGGCCAGGAAGATGAAGGATACAGACTCAGAGGAGGAGCTGAAGGAGGCATTCAGAGTGTTTGACAAGGACCAGAATGGGTTCATCTCTGCTGCTGAGCTCCGTCATGTGATGACTAACCTTGGTGAGAAGCTGACTGATGAAGAAGTTGATGAAATGATCAGGGAGGCTGATGTCGATGGCGATGGACAAATTAACTACGATGAGTTTGTTAAGGTCATGATGGCCAAGTGA